In a genomic window of Streptococcus oralis subsp. tigurinus:
- the hslO gene encoding Hsp33 family molecular chaperone HslO yields MDKIIKTISESGAFRAFVLDSTETVRTAQEKHQTQASSTVALGRALIASQILAANEKGNTKITVKVLGTSSLGAIITVADTKGNVKGYVQNPGVDIKKTATGEVLVGPFVGNGQFLVITDYGTGNPYNSMTPLISGEIGEDLAYYLTESQQTPSAVGLNVLLDKDDKVKVAGGFLLQVLPGAKEEEIARFEKRIQEMPAISTLLESDDHIEALLKAIYGDESYKRLSEEEIRFQCDCSKDRFMDALASLPSSDLEEMKEEDHGAEITCQFCQTTYNFDENDLEELIRDKS; encoded by the coding sequence ATGGATAAAATTATTAAAACTATATCAGAAAGCGGAGCCTTTCGTGCTTTTGTCCTTGACAGCACAGAAACCGTCCGCACTGCTCAAGAAAAACATCAAACTCAAGCCAGTTCGACTGTTGCACTTGGTCGTGCCCTTATCGCTAGCCAAATTCTCGCAGCCAATGAAAAAGGAAATACCAAGATTACTGTAAAAGTTCTTGGAACGAGCTCTCTCGGTGCCATCATAACGGTCGCAGATACCAAGGGAAATGTCAAAGGCTACGTTCAAAATCCAGGTGTTGACATCAAAAAGACCGCAACAGGTGAAGTCCTAGTCGGACCTTTTGTCGGCAATGGTCAATTTCTCGTTATCACAGACTATGGTACTGGAAATCCTTACAACTCTATGACTCCCCTCATATCCGGGGAAATCGGTGAAGACTTGGCCTACTACCTGACCGAAAGTCAACAAACTCCTTCAGCCGTCGGCCTCAATGTTCTTTTGGATAAAGACGACAAGGTCAAAGTCGCAGGTGGCTTCCTTCTCCAAGTATTGCCAGGGGCCAAGGAAGAAGAGATTGCTCGCTTTGAGAAACGCATCCAAGAAATGCCAGCCATTTCAACTCTTCTAGAAAGCGACGACCATATCGAAGCCCTTCTCAAGGCTATCTACGGCGACGAATCCTACAAACGCCTTTCCGAAGAAGAAATCCGTTTCCAATGTGACTGCAGCAAAGACCGCTTTATGGATGCTCTTGCCAGCCTTCCAAGCTCAGACTTAGAGGAAATGAAAGAGGAAGACCACGGGGCAGAAATCACTTGTCAATTCTGCCAAACAACTTATAATTTTGATGAAAACGACCTGGAGGAACTCATTCGTGACAAATCTTAA
- a CDS encoding teichoic acid D-Ala incorporation-associated protein DltX: protein MKKQRNLHVFLGRTALYFVILLGLLYFFSYLGQGQGGFIYNEF from the coding sequence ATGAAAAAACAACGAAACCTACATGTATTTTTAGGCCGGACGGCCCTATATTTTGTAATCTTACTTGGCTTGCTTTATTTTTTTAGTTACCTTGGGCAGGGACAAGGTGGCTTTATTTATAATGAGTTCTAG
- the dltA gene encoding D-alanine--poly(phosphoribitol) ligase subunit DltA, whose amino-acid sequence MSNKPIKDMIETIEHFAQTQPTYPVYNVLGQEHTYGDLKADSDSLAAAIDRLDLPEKSPVVVFGGQEYEMLATFVALTKSGHAYIPIDSHSALERVSAIVEVADPSLIIAISDFPLERVSTPMMTLAQVQEAFAQGASYEITHPVKGDDNYYIIFTSGTTGKPKGVQISHDNLLSFTNWMITDKEFATPSRPQMLAQPPYSFDLSVMYWAPTLALGGTLFALPSAITQDFKKLFATIFSLPIAIWTSTPSFADMAMLSEDFNSEKMPGITHFYFDGEELTVKTAQKLRERFPNARIINAYGPTEATVALSAVAVTDEMLATIKRLPIGYTKADSPTFIIDEEGKKVPNGEQGEIIVSGPAVSKGYMNNPEKTAEAFFEFEGLPAYHTGDVGTMTDEGLLLYGGRMDFQIKFNGYRIELEDVSQNLNKSRYIESAVAVPRYNKDHKVQNLLAYVILKDGVREQFERDIDITKAIKEDLADIMMSYMMPSKFLYRDSLPLTPNGKIDIKGLINEVNSR is encoded by the coding sequence GTGTCTAATAAACCGATAAAAGATATGATTGAAACGATTGAGCACTTTGCTCAAACACAGCCAACATATCCTGTCTACAATGTTTTAGGTCAAGAGCATACTTATGGCGATCTGAAGGCTGATTCAGATAGTTTAGCTGCAGCTATCGATCGACTTGACTTGCCTGAGAAATCTCCAGTCGTCGTTTTTGGTGGTCAGGAATATGAGATGTTGGCTACCTTTGTAGCACTGACTAAGTCAGGGCATGCCTACATTCCAATTGACAGCCATTCGGCCTTGGAACGAGTTTCTGCTATCGTAGAAGTTGCAGATCCAAGCTTGATTATTGCTATCTCAGATTTTCCATTAGAGCGAGTCTCTACGCCAATGATGACTTTAGCTCAGGTTCAAGAAGCCTTTGCTCAAGGGGCTAGTTATGAGATTACACATCCAGTCAAAGGAGATGATAATTACTACATCATCTTTACTTCTGGTACGACCGGTAAGCCTAAGGGGGTGCAGATTTCCCATGACAATCTCCTCAGCTTTACCAACTGGATGATTACAGATAAGGAATTTGCGACGCCAAGTCGTCCACAAATGCTGGCTCAGCCCCCTTATTCTTTTGACCTATCTGTCATGTACTGGGCACCGACCTTGGCACTTGGTGGCACGCTTTTCGCTCTTCCTTCAGCCATTACTCAGGACTTCAAAAAACTCTTTGCGACGATCTTTTCCTTGCCAATCGCTATCTGGACCTCAACACCGTCCTTTGCAGATATGGCCATGTTATCAGAAGACTTTAACAGTGAGAAAATGCCAGGAATCACGCATTTCTACTTTGATGGTGAAGAATTGACGGTCAAAACAGCTCAAAAACTGCGCGAGCGATTCCCAAATGCTCGTATTATCAATGCCTACGGTCCAACAGAAGCGACAGTAGCTTTGTCAGCAGTTGCCGTCACTGATGAGATGTTGGCGACTATCAAACGCCTGCCAATCGGCTATACCAAGGCGGATTCTCCAACCTTTATCATTGACGAGGAAGGGAAGAAAGTTCCAAATGGTGAACAGGGAGAAATCATCGTTTCTGGGCCAGCTGTTTCAAAAGGCTATATGAATAATCCTGAAAAAACGGCAGAAGCTTTCTTTGAATTCGAAGGTCTTCCAGCCTACCACACAGGGGATGTAGGAACCATGACAGATGAGGGCTTGCTTCTCTATGGTGGACGCATGGATTTCCAGATTAAGTTTAATGGTTATCGCATTGAACTTGAAGATGTCTCTCAAAACCTCAACAAGTCTCGCTATATCGAGTCGGCTGTTGCTGTCCCACGTTATAACAAGGACCACAAGGTACAAAATCTACTGGCCTATGTCATCCTAAAGGACGGCGTTCGTGAACAGTTTGAACGTGATATCGATATTACCAAGGCTATCAAAGAAGACCTAGCAGATATCATGATGTCTTATATGATGCCGTCTAAGTTTCTCTATCGAGACAGTTTGCCGCTAACGCCTAATGGTAAAATTGATATCAAGGGCTTGATTAACGAGGTAAACAGTAGATGA
- the dltB gene encoding D-alanyl-lipoteichoic acid biosynthesis protein DltB, with product MMELYKQLPHLEPYGDLQYFLYVIAATLPIFIGLFFKKRFALYEVLVSLFFIVTMLVGGKTNQISALILYVIWQVLLVSFYKRYRKQWDSKWIFYLVSFLSLLPIVFVKVSPAIHGPQSLFGFLGISYLTFRAVGVIVELRDGVIKDLTIWQFLRFLLFMPTFSSGPIDRFKRFNENYETIPERDELMNMLEGAVKYIMLGFLYKFILAHVLGEILLPPLKNLALQTGGFFNHYALAVMYTFGLELFFDFAGYSMFALAISNLMGIHSPINFNKPFLSRDLKEFWNRWHMSLSFWFRDFVFMRMVMVLTRKKVFKNRNVTSSVAYILNMLIMGFWHGVTWYYIAYGLFHGIGLVINDAWVRKKKALNKERKKAGKGSLPENRWIQLLGMVVTFHVVMVSFLIFSGFLNDLWFKK from the coding sequence ATGATGGAGCTTTATAAACAGCTACCTCATTTGGAACCTTATGGTGATCTTCAGTACTTTTTATACGTAATTGCTGCGACTTTACCTATCTTTATTGGTCTTTTTTTCAAGAAACGTTTTGCCTTGTACGAGGTGCTTGTTAGTCTCTTCTTTATCGTCACCATGTTGGTAGGTGGAAAGACGAATCAAATAAGCGCACTTATCCTTTATGTTATCTGGCAAGTACTTCTTGTATCTTTCTACAAAAGGTACAGGAAACAATGGGATAGTAAATGGATATTTTACCTGGTTAGTTTTTTATCTCTATTGCCTATCGTCTTTGTGAAAGTATCTCCTGCTATTCATGGACCTCAATCTTTGTTTGGATTTTTAGGGATTTCTTACCTAACCTTTCGTGCTGTTGGGGTTATCGTTGAGTTAAGAGACGGTGTCATTAAGGATTTAACGATTTGGCAATTCTTACGTTTTCTTCTCTTTATGCCGACTTTCTCGAGTGGTCCCATTGATCGTTTTAAACGCTTCAATGAAAATTATGAGACCATTCCTGAACGGGATGAGTTGATGAACATGCTAGAAGGGGCTGTCAAGTATATCATGCTTGGCTTCCTTTACAAGTTTATCTTGGCCCATGTTTTGGGAGAGATATTACTGCCTCCGCTGAAAAATTTGGCCTTGCAGACAGGTGGTTTCTTTAACCATTATGCTCTTGCAGTTATGTATACCTTCGGTTTAGAACTGTTCTTTGACTTTGCGGGCTACTCTATGTTTGCCTTAGCCATTTCAAACTTGATGGGTATTCATAGTCCTATCAACTTTAACAAGCCCTTTTTGTCAAGGGATTTAAAAGAATTTTGGAATCGCTGGCACATGAGTTTGTCTTTCTGGTTCCGTGACTTTGTCTTTATGCGGATGGTCATGGTGTTGACCAGAAAGAAGGTCTTTAAAAATCGCAATGTGACCTCAAGTGTAGCCTATATTCTCAATATGCTGATTATGGGATTTTGGCATGGTGTGACCTGGTACTATATCGCCTACGGACTTTTTCATGGGATTGGGCTGGTCATCAATGACGCTTGGGTTCGTAAGAAAAAAGCGCTCAATAAAGAACGGAAAAAAGCTGGAAAGGGTTCCTTACCTGAGAATCGCTGGATTCAGTTGCTTGGCATGGTTGTCACCTTCCATGTCGTGATGGTTTCATTCTTAATCTTTTCTGGATTTTTGAATGATTTATGGTTTAAAAAATAA
- the dltC gene encoding D-alanine--poly(phosphoribitol) ligase subunit DltC encodes MDIKSEVIEIIDELFMEDVSDMMDEDLFDAGVLDSMGTVELIVEIENRFDIRVPVTEFGRDDWNTANKIVEGITELKNA; translated from the coding sequence ATGGATATCAAATCAGAAGTTATTGAAATTATTGATGAGTTGTTTATGGAAGATGTTTCTGACATGATGGACGAAGATCTTTTTGATGCCGGTGTCTTGGATAGCATGGGAACGGTTGAATTGATTGTTGAGATTGAAAACCGTTTTGACATTCGTGTTCCAGTGACGGAGTTCGGTCGTGATGACTGGAATACGGCTAATAAAATCGTAGAAGGTATTACGGAGTTGAAGAATGCTTAA
- the dltD gene encoding D-alanyl-lipoteichoic acid biosynthesis protein DltD, giving the protein MLKRLWLIFGPIFIAGFLVLLLIFFYPSTTSHNLTEEKYSAASISTESFKERSQKVRALTDPNMRFIPFLGSSEWIRFDSVHPAVLAEKYHRPYRPYFLGQAGAASLNQYFGLQQILPEIENKQAVFVISPQWFTETDYEPAAFQRFFNSDQLTAFLENQSGDIAAKHAAIRLLKQNPNVALKGIVQKLSKGEELSEVDQVAIDIFARFNEKQSALFGQFSIRGKLKYKEHVENYLKDLPDQFSYDELEKIVRKDAEANTTNNDMGMENHFYTREVKKDLKKWEGYQKNYNFLKSSEYNDLQLVLNQFAKSNVNVLFVIQPVNKKWMEYTGLSEEMYQHAVEKIRYQLESQGFTNIADFSKNGGDPYFVKDTIHLGWLGWLAFDKVANPFLTDPKPAPDYKMNNRFFSKDWATYDGNMNDFQ; this is encoded by the coding sequence ATGCTTAAACGCTTGTGGCTGATCTTCGGGCCTATCTTCATTGCTGGATTTTTGGTTCTTCTACTCATCTTTTTTTATCCAAGTACAACAAGCCATAATCTGACGGAGGAGAAATACTCCGCGGCTTCTATTAGTACAGAGAGCTTTAAGGAGAGAAGTCAAAAAGTGAGGGCTCTTACGGATCCAAATATGCGTTTTATTCCTTTTCTAGGGTCCAGTGAATGGATTCGATTTGATAGTGTCCATCCAGCTGTTTTAGCGGAAAAATACCATCGTCCCTATCGTCCTTACTTTCTAGGTCAAGCAGGAGCAGCCTCTCTAAATCAATATTTTGGTCTACAGCAAATTTTGCCAGAAATAGAGAATAAGCAGGCGGTATTTGTGATTTCGCCTCAGTGGTTTACGGAGACAGATTATGAACCCGCAGCGTTTCAGAGATTTTTTAACAGTGACCAATTGACAGCTTTTTTGGAAAATCAATCTGGTGATATTGCTGCAAAGCATGCGGCTATTCGATTGTTAAAGCAGAATCCTAATGTTGCATTAAAAGGCATTGTTCAAAAACTGTCAAAGGGTGAAGAATTATCAGAGGTTGATCAGGTTGCTATTGATATTTTTGCGCGATTCAATGAAAAGCAATCCGCTCTCTTTGGACAATTCTCCATTCGAGGAAAACTCAAGTACAAGGAACACGTGGAGAACTATTTAAAGGATCTTCCGGATCAATTTTCTTATGATGAGTTAGAAAAAATTGTTCGTAAGGACGCAGAAGCAAATACGACCAATAACGATATGGGGATGGAAAATCATTTCTATACGAGAGAGGTTAAAAAGGATTTAAAAAAATGGGAAGGGTATCAAAAAAATTACAACTTCCTCAAGTCCTCTGAGTACAATGATTTGCAGCTGGTCCTCAATCAATTTGCTAAGTCGAATGTCAATGTACTCTTTGTCATCCAGCCCGTTAACAAGAAGTGGATGGAGTACACAGGGCTCAGCGAAGAGATGTATCAACATGCAGTGGAGAAAATTCGTTACCAATTAGAAAGTCAGGGCTTTACCAATATTGCTGATTTTTCAAAAAATGGAGGAGATCCATATTTTGTTAAAGATACCATTCATCTAGGATGGTTGGGTTGGCTAGCTTTTGATAAGGTTGCCAATCCTTTCTTAACGGATCCAAAGCCAGCTCCAGACTACAAGATGAATAACCGCTTCTTTAGCAAGGACTGGGCGACCTATGATGGGAATATGAATGATTTCCAATAA
- the nt5e gene encoding cell surface ecto-5'-nucleotidase Nt5e, whose translation MNKRSLLPVLSTALLAPAFLAGQVYAEEATTPAESSAVVATPATSEAPAPVSNPVASATPTNEVETPATVASAEAPSAPAESTKSEEKDTVILHTNDVHGRIVEEKGVIGDAKLATVIEQERAKSNQNTLVVDAGDAFQGLPISNSTKGEARAEILNQMQYDAMAVGNHEFDFGLDEVKKYKEILKFPLLSSNTYVNGARLFEASTIVDKDKTVEGDEFVVIGVTTPETATKTHPKNIKGVTFTDPISEVNKVIEEVQAKARAEGKDYKHYVVLAHLGVDTTTPVEWRGSTLAEALSKNPRLKGKRVTVIDGHSHTVASTTYGNNVTYNQTGSYLHNVGKVIYKSRQLLGNPTLIAAADAKKLTANPKVEKLVKDIKQKYDAENAVEIVSNSPVELNGDRENVRVRETNLGNVVADSLYQYGQTGFSHPTDIAVTNGGGLRETIAKGKPITKGNVIAVLPFGNTISQIQVTGQQVLDMFEKSLGSILQVDKDGKKVLDENGQPLLEPSGGFLQVSGVKVYYDTNLPSGKRVLAIQVKNRTTGRYDLLDLAKNYYLATNDFLAAGGDGYTMLGGAREEGPSMDAAFEEYLKTADLTQYEKINPNSRTISVDSTTFSLPVETPQTNAAASDATTNVPLTYEVAGQFSKKAVVSEKALPNTGSEQSIFLLLMGMVAGLAGILSSRKPKLK comes from the coding sequence ATGAATAAACGTTCTTTGTTACCTGTCTTATCGACAGCTCTATTAGCCCCAGCCTTTTTAGCTGGACAAGTATACGCTGAAGAAGCAACAACTCCTGCAGAAAGTTCAGCTGTTGTAGCAACTCCCGCCACGTCGGAGGCTCCTGCTCCTGTGTCGAACCCTGTAGCGTCAGCAACTCCAACAAACGAGGTAGAGACTCCAGCAACCGTTGCATCTGCAGAAGCTCCGTCAGCTCCTGCTGAATCTACTAAAAGCGAAGAAAAGGACACCGTTATCTTACACACCAATGATGTCCATGGTCGTATCGTAGAGGAAAAAGGAGTAATTGGAGATGCCAAGTTAGCGACTGTCATTGAGCAGGAACGTGCGAAATCAAATCAAAATACTCTGGTTGTTGATGCGGGAGACGCCTTCCAAGGTTTGCCGATTTCCAACTCTACGAAGGGTGAAGCGCGTGCTGAAATTCTCAATCAGATGCAGTATGATGCCATGGCAGTAGGAAACCATGAGTTTGACTTTGGCCTTGATGAAGTTAAAAAATACAAGGAAATCTTGAAATTCCCATTACTTAGCTCAAATACCTATGTCAATGGCGCTCGTCTTTTTGAAGCTTCTACAATTGTTGATAAAGATAAGACTGTGGAAGGTGATGAATTTGTTGTAATCGGTGTGACAACACCTGAAACCGCTACAAAAACCCACCCTAAAAACATTAAAGGGGTAACTTTTACAGATCCAATCTCTGAAGTCAATAAGGTCATCGAAGAAGTTCAAGCCAAGGCTCGTGCAGAAGGCAAGGACTACAAACACTATGTTGTGCTCGCTCACTTGGGTGTAGATACCACAACTCCAGTCGAGTGGCGTGGTTCAACCTTGGCAGAAGCTCTATCTAAAAATCCTCGTCTCAAAGGCAAACGTGTGACAGTTATTGATGGGCATTCTCATACAGTAGCTTCCACAACTTATGGCAACAATGTTACCTATAACCAAACAGGAAGTTACCTTCATAATGTTGGGAAAGTTATCTACAAATCACGTCAGCTTTTGGGGAATCCTACGTTGATTGCAGCTGCTGATGCCAAGAAATTGACTGCCAATCCAAAAGTTGAAAAACTAGTCAAAGACATTAAACAAAAATACGATGCTGAAAATGCAGTTGAGATTGTCTCAAACAGCCCTGTAGAACTAAACGGTGATCGTGAAAATGTTCGAGTTCGTGAAACCAACCTCGGAAACGTCGTAGCAGACTCCCTCTATCAGTATGGTCAAACAGGATTTAGCCATCCGACAGACATCGCTGTGACAAATGGTGGTGGCTTGCGTGAAACCATTGCAAAAGGCAAACCAATCACTAAAGGAAATGTCATTGCTGTTCTTCCATTTGGAAATACCATTTCACAAATCCAAGTGACGGGGCAACAAGTCTTAGATATGTTTGAAAAATCACTCGGATCTATCTTGCAGGTCGATAAGGATGGCAAGAAGGTCTTGGATGAGAACGGACAACCATTGCTAGAACCAAGTGGTGGCTTCTTGCAAGTTTCAGGTGTGAAGGTCTACTATGATACCAACCTACCATCAGGTAAACGTGTCTTGGCCATCCAGGTCAAAAACCGTACAACTGGTCGTTATGATCTCCTAGACCTCGCAAAAAACTACTATCTTGCAACCAATGATTTCTTAGCTGCAGGTGGTGATGGCTACACTATGTTGGGTGGCGCTCGTGAAGAAGGCCCATCTATGGATGCTGCCTTTGAAGAGTATCTGAAAACCGCTGATTTGACCCAGTATGAAAAGATTAATCCGAACTCACGGACGATTTCTGTGGATTCTACAACTTTTAGTCTGCCAGTAGAAACGCCTCAAACGAATGCAGCTGCTAGCGATGCGACTACGAATGTACCACTGACTTATGAGGTGGCAGGTCAATTTAGCAAGAAGGCAGTTGTCTCAGAAAAAGCTCTCCCAAATACAGGAAGTGAGCAATCCATCTTCTTGCTCTTGATGGGAATGGTAGCTGGTTTGGCAGGTATCTTATCGAGCCGAAAACCAAAGCTAAAATAG
- the adcR gene encoding zinc-dependent transcriptional regulator AdcR: MRQLAQEIDNFLNEVILRSENQHEILIGHCTSDVALTNTQEHILMLLSEESLTNSELARRLNVSQAAVTKAIKSLVKEGMLETSRDPKDARVIFYQLTELARPVAEEHHHHHEHTLLAYEQVASQFTPNEQEVIQRFLTALVGEIK; encoded by the coding sequence ATGAGACAGCTTGCACAGGAAATCGATAACTTTTTAAACGAGGTGATCTTGAGATCTGAGAACCAGCATGAAATTCTGATTGGGCATTGCACAAGTGACGTAGCCTTGACCAATACTCAGGAACACATCCTCATGCTCCTGTCAGAAGAATCCTTAACCAACTCGGAGTTGGCTCGTCGTCTCAATGTCAGTCAGGCGGCAGTGACCAAGGCTATCAAGTCTTTGGTCAAAGAGGGTATGTTAGAGACATCCAGAGATCCAAAGGATGCGCGTGTGATTTTTTACCAACTGACAGAACTGGCTCGACCAGTGGCAGAGGAACACCACCATCATCATGAACACACGCTCTTAGCCTATGAACAAGTGGCAAGTCAGTTTACTCCAAATGAACAAGAAGTGATTCAGCGGTTTTTAACTGCTTTAGTAGGAGAAATCAAATAA
- a CDS encoding metal ABC transporter ATP-binding protein — protein MRYITVEDLSFYYDKEPVLEHINYSVDSGEFVTLTGENGAAKTTLIKASLGILQPRFGKVTISKTNTHGKKLRIAYLPQQIASFNAGFPSTVYEFVKSGRYPRKGWFRRLNAHDEEHIKASLDSVGMWEHRDKRIGSLSGGQKQRAVIARMFASDPDIFVLDEPTTGMDAGSKNEFYELMHHSAHHHGKAVLMITHDPEEVKDYADRNIHLVRNQDSPWRCFNVHESDQEVEHA, from the coding sequence ATGCGGTATATTACAGTAGAGGACTTGTCTTTCTATTATGACAAAGAGCCTGTCCTCGAGCACATCAACTATAGTGTTGATAGTGGGGAGTTTGTTACCCTGACTGGTGAAAATGGAGCTGCCAAGACGACGCTGATTAAGGCTAGTCTAGGCATCTTGCAGCCAAGATTTGGCAAGGTAACCATCTCAAAAACAAATACTCATGGGAAAAAGCTTAGGATAGCTTATCTTCCCCAGCAAATTGCCAGTTTTAATGCTGGCTTTCCAAGTACAGTTTATGAATTTGTCAAGTCGGGTCGCTATCCGCGAAAGGGTTGGTTTCGTCGTTTGAACGCCCATGATGAGGAGCATATCAAGGCCAGTCTAGACTCGGTTGGTATGTGGGAACATCGTGACAAACGAATTGGTTCCCTTTCGGGAGGGCAAAAGCAACGAGCAGTGATTGCCCGGATGTTTGCTTCTGACCCAGATATTTTTGTCTTGGATGAGCCGACGACAGGGATGGATGCGGGAAGCAAAAATGAATTTTACGAACTCATGCACCATAGTGCCCACCATCATGGCAAGGCTGTTTTGATGATTACCCATGATCCTGAGGAGGTTAAGGACTATGCGGATCGCAATATCCATCTAGTGCGCAATCAAGACTCGCCGTGGCGTTGTTTCAATGTTCACGAAAGCGACCAGGAGGTGGAACATGCTTAG
- a CDS encoding metal ABC transporter permease yields MLSLLSYDFMQRAFLAVIAMSLFSPVLGTFLILRRQSLMSDTLSHVSLSGVAFGLVLGISPTISTIAIVLIAAVFLEYLRTVYKNFMEIGTAILMSTGLAVSLIVMSKGKSSSSMSLDQYLFGSIVTISQEQVMFLFAIAVVVLLLTFLFLRPMYILTFDEDTAFVDGLPVRTMSILFNMVTGVAIALMIPAAGALLVSTIMVLPASIALRLGKNFKSVMLLASAIGFLGMVAGLYISYYAETPASASITIIFVAVFLLVSLLKRFIK; encoded by the coding sequence ATGCTTAGTTTGTTATCTTATGATTTCATGCAGCGTGCCTTCTTGGCGGTCATTGCCATGAGTCTTTTTTCTCCAGTTCTTGGGACCTTCCTTATCTTACGTCGTCAGAGTTTGATGAGTGATACCCTCAGTCACGTTTCTCTGTCAGGGGTAGCCTTTGGTCTGGTTTTGGGAATTTCTCCAACTATTTCAACCATTGCTATCGTCTTGATCGCAGCGGTCTTTCTAGAGTATCTCCGGACAGTCTATAAGAACTTTATGGAAATCGGAACAGCTATCCTCATGTCAACAGGACTTGCAGTGTCTCTTATCGTGATGAGTAAGGGCAAAAGTTCTAGTTCCATGAGTTTGGACCAATATCTCTTTGGGTCTATTGTGACTATTAGCCAGGAGCAGGTGATGTTCCTCTTTGCCATTGCTGTGGTCGTTTTACTCTTGACTTTCTTGTTCTTGCGACCAATGTATATCCTGACTTTTGATGAGGACACGGCCTTTGTGGATGGCTTGCCAGTTCGTACCATGTCTATCCTCTTTAACATGGTGACAGGGGTGGCGATTGCCCTTATGATTCCAGCAGCAGGAGCCCTTTTGGTGTCGACCATTATGGTCTTACCGGCTAGTATTGCCCTGCGTCTGGGGAAAAACTTCAAATCCGTTATGTTGCTAGCCAGTGCTATAGGCTTTTTGGGAATGGTGGCAGGTCTCTATATTTCCTACTATGCGGAAACCCCTGCCAGCGCTAGTATTACCATTATCTTTGTAGCTGTCTTTTTGTTAGTCAGTCTACTGAAACGTTTTATCAAATAG